The Megachile rotundata isolate GNS110a chromosome 3, iyMegRotu1, whole genome shotgun sequence genome includes a window with the following:
- the LOC100880810 gene encoding peroxisomal membrane protein PMP34 isoform X4 produces MGGGTHNSNVFTYETLVHAISGAAGSVVAMATFFPLDTVRSRLQLEEDHRSKSTLATIRELVEKEGICTLYRGMVPVLQSLCASNFVYFYTFHGLKMLKARRNQTASNDLLFASIAGVINVLSTTPLWVVNTRLKMRGVEQAHERNNNEYNTLFDGLTHIWKYEGPGKLWSGTLPSLMLVTNPAIQFMTYETIKRKVTTSLRNSQPPAWMFFAIGAAAKAIATAITYPLQLVQTKLRHGHKYPNLPPDAGTLEILFYILKKQGIGALYKGMEAKLLQTILTAALMFLTYEKISRFVFRILLRRPVLR; encoded by the exons ATGGGTGGTGGAACACATAATTCAAACGTTTTTACATACGAAACGCTGGTACACGCTATATCCGGAGCTGCC GGTAGCGTTGTTGCCATGGCAACGTTCTTCCCTTTGGATACGGTGCGAAGTCGATTACAAC TGGAAGAAGATCATCGATCAAAAAGTACACTCGCAACGATCCGTGAGCTTGTAGAAAAGGAAGGAAT ATGCACATTGTACAGAGGAATGGTGCCTGTTCTTCAGAGTCTTTGCGCTAGCAATTTTGTTTACTTTTATACATTCCATGGTTTGAAGATGCTCAAAGCTAGGAGAAATCAAACGGCTAGTAATGATTTACTGTTCGCCTCGATAGCAGGTGTAATTAACGTTCTTTCGACGACACCATTGTGGGTAGTAAATACAAGGCTGAAAATGAGAGGAGTCGAACAGGCTCATGAACGAAATAACAACGAGTATAATACATTGTTCG ATGGGCTTACGCATATATGGAAATACGAAGGTCCAGGAAAGCTTTGGTCAGGAACTTTACCCAGTTTGATGTTAGTTACAAATCCTGCCATCCAATTTATGACTTACGAAACTATTAAAAGAAAAGTTACCACGTCTTTACGTAATTCGCAACCGCCTGCGTGGATGTTCTTCGCCATAGGTGCAGCAGCTAAAGCGATAGCCACTGCGATCACGTATCCCTTACAGTTAGTTCAAACGAAATTAAGA CATGgtcacaaatatccaaatctacCCCCAGATGCTGGTACTTTGGAAATTCTTTTTTACATACTGAA AAAACAAGGGATAGGAGCATTGTACAAGGGAATGGAGGCCAAATTGCTACAAACTATTTTAACAGCGGCATTGATGTTTCTGACGTACGAGAAAATCTCAAGATTTGTTTTTCGTATTTTGTTACGGAGACCAGTACTAAGATAG
- the LOC100876930 gene encoding uncharacterized protein LOC100876930 isoform X2, translating into MSAKSQRGIHDTTPSTTMTTTTTMTTTSTMITTAKRSPTPRVNPQNRAPKPQITYDYDAAISQPDVPNFLDFKKVGRGTMKRFQTFRPKSTVEKHAKIRSPNCKNANHAKNTIVPFDVSKDENDVVEEESATGNNTINVDDSSVRQKNRERADEKIVLYKDATKEVIEKIGDNHLTGKKVNSERQDDRDGNSMAKASIIRLKCSKIPRAKIKTTPAHTIQEFHSLEKAENNKIKNSPCLNCTLVNRTPNIEVAERKIQRITDKLHERNCKQDVVRFEEFRQDAKAEEETEEDREFTSTDESPTINNVDDPRIITILRTLKSNCPCKSCSNQDCEPPSSSRQGDDSDLNSSSPDESRKRKWTLKHRKYIISSEDVDASSECNNTNDQKKNKSRFKTKNPLIQQAKISSIVNASPKMSTRQTNFSFLNTLFDIVFWPYLFLKTNR; encoded by the exons ATGAGCGCAAAATCTCAACGTGGTATCCACGACACGACGCCGTCAACGACGAtgacaacgacaacgacgatgacgacgacgtCGACGATGATAACAACAGCGAAACGATCCCCAACACCGAGGGTGAATCCGCAAAATCGTGCACCAAAACCGCAAATAACTTATGACTATGATGCTGCCATTAGTCAACCCGATGTACCGAATTTTCTCGATTTTAAGAAGGTTGGCCGTGGCACGATG AAAAGATTTCAGACATTTAGGCCGAAGTCAACTGTCGAAAAGCATGCGAAAATACGATCACCTAATTGCAAGAACGCGAATCATGCGAAAAACACAATTGTCCCGTTTGACGTATCGAAAGACGAAAACGATGTCGTTGAAGAAGAGAGTGCTACcggtaataatacaataaatgttGATGATTCATCGGTTCGCCAGAAG AACCGGGAAAGAGCAGatgaaaaaattgttttgtaTAAGGACGCAACGAAAGAAGTAATTGAGAAGATCGGTGATAACCATTTGACAGGAAAGAAAGTAAACAGTGAGAGACAAGACGATCGCGACGGTAATAGTATGGCAAAAGCATCGATTATTCGACTGAAATGCAGCAAAATTCCAAGAGCCAAAATCAAGACTACTCCGGCTCACACGATTCAAGAATTTCATTCG CTAGAGAAGGCagaaaacaacaaaataaaaaattcaccaTGTTTGAATTGTACTTTGGTCAACCGTACGCCCAA TATCGAAGTAGCGGAAAGGAAGATACAAAGGATAACCGATAAACTTCATGAACGAAACTGTAAACAAGATGTGGTACGCTTCGAAGAATTTCGACAGGATGCAAA GGCAGAGGAAGAAACAGAAGAAGATCGTGAATTTACCTCTACAGACGAATCTCCAACTATTAACAATGTCGACGATCCACGAATTATCACGATTTTACGGACTCTGAAATCAAATTGCCCTTGTAAATCGTGCAGCAATCAAGATTGCGAACCTCCTTCGAGCAGCCGACAAGGGGATGACAGTGATTTAAATAGTTCGTCTCCCGACGAAAGCAGAAAGAGAAAATG GACATTGAAGCATCGAAAGTACATTATTAGTTCAGAAGACGTGGACGCTTCCTCCGAGTGCAATAATACGAACGATCAAAAGAAGAACAAGTCTCGATTTAAAACGAAGAATCCTTTGATACAGCAAGCTAAAATCAGTTCGATAGTAAATGCGTCGCCCAAAATGTCTACACGACAaacgaatttttcatttttgaacaCTCTATTTGATATCGTCTTTTGGccgtatttatttttgaaaacgaatcgttga
- the LOC100876930 gene encoding uncharacterized protein LOC100876930 isoform X1 — MSAKSQRGIHDTTPSTTMTTTTTMTTTSTMITTAKRSPTPRVNPQNRAPKPQITYDYDAAISQPDVPNFLDFKKVGRGTMVSGAPLKKRPIKARVRCRIMSRKNFQKRFQTFRPKSTVEKHAKIRSPNCKNANHAKNTIVPFDVSKDENDVVEEESATGNNTINVDDSSVRQKNRERADEKIVLYKDATKEVIEKIGDNHLTGKKVNSERQDDRDGNSMAKASIIRLKCSKIPRAKIKTTPAHTIQEFHSLEKAENNKIKNSPCLNCTLVNRTPNIEVAERKIQRITDKLHERNCKQDVVRFEEFRQDAKAEEETEEDREFTSTDESPTINNVDDPRIITILRTLKSNCPCKSCSNQDCEPPSSSRQGDDSDLNSSSPDESRKRKWTLKHRKYIISSEDVDASSECNNTNDQKKNKSRFKTKNPLIQQAKISSIVNASPKMSTRQTNFSFLNTLFDIVFWPYLFLKTNR; from the exons ATGAGCGCAAAATCTCAACGTGGTATCCACGACACGACGCCGTCAACGACGAtgacaacgacaacgacgatgacgacgacgtCGACGATGATAACAACAGCGAAACGATCCCCAACACCGAGGGTGAATCCGCAAAATCGTGCACCAAAACCGCAAATAACTTATGACTATGATGCTGCCATTAGTCAACCCGATGTACCGAATTTTCTCGATTTTAAGAAGGTTGGCCGTGGCACGATGGTTAGTGGAGCTCCGCTTAAAAAGAGACCCATAAAAGCTCGCGTAAGATGTCGAATTATGTCAAGGAAGAATTTTCAGAAAAGATTTCAGACATTTAGGCCGAAGTCAACTGTCGAAAAGCATGCGAAAATACGATCACCTAATTGCAAGAACGCGAATCATGCGAAAAACACAATTGTCCCGTTTGACGTATCGAAAGACGAAAACGATGTCGTTGAAGAAGAGAGTGCTACcggtaataatacaataaatgttGATGATTCATCGGTTCGCCAGAAG AACCGGGAAAGAGCAGatgaaaaaattgttttgtaTAAGGACGCAACGAAAGAAGTAATTGAGAAGATCGGTGATAACCATTTGACAGGAAAGAAAGTAAACAGTGAGAGACAAGACGATCGCGACGGTAATAGTATGGCAAAAGCATCGATTATTCGACTGAAATGCAGCAAAATTCCAAGAGCCAAAATCAAGACTACTCCGGCTCACACGATTCAAGAATTTCATTCG CTAGAGAAGGCagaaaacaacaaaataaaaaattcaccaTGTTTGAATTGTACTTTGGTCAACCGTACGCCCAA TATCGAAGTAGCGGAAAGGAAGATACAAAGGATAACCGATAAACTTCATGAACGAAACTGTAAACAAGATGTGGTACGCTTCGAAGAATTTCGACAGGATGCAAA GGCAGAGGAAGAAACAGAAGAAGATCGTGAATTTACCTCTACAGACGAATCTCCAACTATTAACAATGTCGACGATCCACGAATTATCACGATTTTACGGACTCTGAAATCAAATTGCCCTTGTAAATCGTGCAGCAATCAAGATTGCGAACCTCCTTCGAGCAGCCGACAAGGGGATGACAGTGATTTAAATAGTTCGTCTCCCGACGAAAGCAGAAAGAGAAAATG GACATTGAAGCATCGAAAGTACATTATTAGTTCAGAAGACGTGGACGCTTCCTCCGAGTGCAATAATACGAACGATCAAAAGAAGAACAAGTCTCGATTTAAAACGAAGAATCCTTTGATACAGCAAGCTAAAATCAGTTCGATAGTAAATGCGTCGCCCAAAATGTCTACACGACAaacgaatttttcatttttgaacaCTCTATTTGATATCGTCTTTTGGccgtatttatttttgaaaacgaatcgttga
- the LOC100880924 gene encoding uncharacterized protein LOC100880924 isoform X3 — MSKVCEIFLTFYSVLFFPLIGLLLVCSYLYRRVVDVVLRLQLKEQFAGLLDGSDSVWAIEEPAALSVNNILLIIEKDARHSNINFLESFRQMAKNRILNSPFEKLFLRRKKKYGYYYWERCDVIDLKERVRWLEYERTNCDGSCDNIYNGHLKRVLWNVCNQPLPENHTASWEILIGKCCPRASYHYLRRMEERVTSKIRIPVLFRVHHSLADGMALLKFFREAIIDKEPIQETYLQLENTGFKTKNDDTKKLNIHAIASPLKPCLNGEKSLQCPFQKDIVSASMPFIHFAVAWQFVKSARERMNVVLKRVKNIAIEDLKGETKAFMRKHVDKLKDFFLKVVRNKARRCLRMIKIVIDAPACLLQQAFRSMDKSALHGAQLSGEKLVSYWLEDDFKNVNDQKLFTKIQNIKIITGARFGDVILAALSVSLHKYFLRVNEPVPSKLSVVLPTKIEEWSENLPLQNNFSVGVLSLCVSRINDKQLANPAENSQILDRLEDIKSANDALRNSLDYTVNFFVMKYLSALLPEKLLRPILNSHSTMVFSNLVGPRDVKLLGHSLKNIVFWIPNRSFTGIGFSLLTYRGYLHLSLIADKALIQNEKALTRILENTVSEIDNLYDRLTLSFFSKKLHRSMSTPMKKVGVL; from the exons ATGTCGAAAGTGTGTGAAATTTTCCTCACTTTCTATTCCGTTCTTTTCTTTCCGCTTATCGGTCTGCTGCTAGTATGTTCCTATCTATACCGTCGCGTGGTAGACGTCGTTTTAAGACTTCAATTGAAGGAACAATTTGCGGGTCTCTTGGACGGATCTGACAGTGTTTGGGCCATAGAGGAACCTGCGGCCCTTTCCGTGAACAACATTCTACTGATCATAGAGAAGGATGCTCGTCATTCGAACATAAATTTTCTCGAAAGCTTTCGACAGATGGCTAAGAATCGCATACTGAATTCACCGTTCGAGAAATTATTCTTgcgaaggaaaaaaaaatatggttatTATTATTGGGAAAGATGCGACGTGATCGATCTGAAAGAACGAGTCAGATGGTTGGAATACGAACGTACGAACTGCGATGGATCCTGCGACAATATTTACAACGGTCACCTGAAGAGAGTATTGTGGAACGTTTGTAATCAACCTTTACCAGAGAATCATACGGCTTCTTGGGAGATTCTGATCGGTAAATGTTGTCCAAGGGCCAGTTATCATTACCTTAGACGCATGGAAGAACGTGTGACGAGCAAGATCAGAATTCCTGTCTTGTTCCGGGTTCATCATTCTCTGGCCGATGGCATGGCGTTGCTAAAGTTTTTCCGGGAAGCTATCATCGACAAGGAACCGATTCAAGAAACTTATTTGCAATTAGAGAACACCGGTTTTAAGACGAAAAACGATGATACGAAAAAGCTGAACATACATGCAATAGCGAGCCCTTTAAAGCCTTGTCTGAACGGAGAGAAAAGTTTGCAGTGCCCATTTCAGAAAGATATCGTGTCCGCGTCTATGCCGTTTATTCACTTTGCAGTAGCTTGGCAGTTCGTCAAATCGGCGAGAGAGCGAATGAACGTTGTCTTAAAACGTGTTAAAAATATTGCGATAGAAGATTTGAAAGGAGAAACGAAAGCATTTATGAGGAAACACGTTGATaagttaaaagatttttttcTCAAGGTTGTTCGCAACAAAGCGAGGAGATGTTTGCGAATGATCAAAATCGTTATCGATGCTCCTGCTTGTTTGCTCCAACAAGCTTTTCGCAGTATGGACAAAAG CGCACTCCATGGGGCACAACTGTCGGGTGAAAAGTTGGTCTCGTATTGGTTGGAAGACGATTTCAAGAACGTCAACGACCAGAAATTGTTCACCAAGATTCAGAACATCAAAATCATCACTGGCGCTAGATTCGGGGACGTGATACTAGCAGCTTTGTCAGTTAGCTTACACAAATACTTTCTTCGC GTGAACGAACCAGTCCCGAGTAAACTAAGCGTTGTTCTGCCGACCAAAATCGAAGAATGGAGCGAAAATCTTCCGTTGCAAAACAATTTTTCGGTCGGAGTACTGTCGCTTTGCGTTTCGCGAATAAATGACAAACAACTGGCGAATCCAGCCGAGAATTCTCAGATTTTGGATCGCTTGGAGGATATTAAAAGCGCGAACGACGCGCTGAGAAATAGCTTGGATTATACGGTTAACTTTTTCGTGATGAAATATCTTTCTGCTTTATTGCCAGAGAAACTTCTGCGGCCGATTCTTAATAGTCACAGCACTATGGTGTTCAGCAATTTAGTTGGTCCTCGGGATGTCAAACTTTTGGGACATTCTTTAAAGAATATCGTCTTCTGGATTCCAAACAG GAGCTTCACAGGAATTGGATTCTCCTTATTAACTTATCGAGGCTATCTACATTTGTCTCTGATCGCTGATAAGGCGctaatacaaaatgaaaaagcGCTCACGAGGATCTTGGAAAACACCGTGAGCGAAATCGACAATCTGTATGACAGATTAACGTTGTCGTTCTTTTCGAAGAAACTCCATAGAAGCATGTCAACACCCATGAAGAAAG TCGGCGTGTTGTAA
- the LOC100880924 gene encoding uncharacterized protein LOC100880924 isoform X1 — MSKVCEIFLTFYSVLFFPLIGLLLVCSYLYRRVVDVVLRLQLKEQFAGLLDGSDSVWAIEEPAALSVNNILLIIEKDARHSNINFLESFRQMAKNRILNSPFEKLFLRRKKKYGYYYWERCDVIDLKERVRWLEYERTNCDGSCDNIYNGHLKRVLWNVCNQPLPENHTASWEILIGKCCPRASYHYLRRMEERVTSKIRIPVLFRVHHSLADGMALLKFFREAIIDKEPIQETYLQLENTGFKTKNDDTKKLNIHAIASPLKPCLNGEKSLQCPFQKDIVSASMPFIHFAVAWQFVKSARERMNVVLKRVKNIAIEDLKGETKAFMRKHVDKLKDFFLKVVRNKARRCLRMIKIVIDAPACLLQQAFRSMDKSALHGAQLSGEKLVSYWLEDDFKNVNDQKLFTKIQNIKIITGARFGDVILAALSVSLHKYFLRVNEPVPSKLSVVLPTKIEEWSENLPLQNNFSVGVLSLCVSRINDKQLANPAENSQILDRLEDIKSANDALRNSLDYTVNFFVMKYLSALLPEKLLRPILNSHSTMVFSNLVGPRDVKLLGHSLKNIVFWIPNRSFTGIGFSLLTYRGYLHLSLIADKALIQNEKALTRILENTVSEIDNLYDRLTLSFFSKKLHRSMSTPMKKGIFIFPAVGVL, encoded by the exons ATGTCGAAAGTGTGTGAAATTTTCCTCACTTTCTATTCCGTTCTTTTCTTTCCGCTTATCGGTCTGCTGCTAGTATGTTCCTATCTATACCGTCGCGTGGTAGACGTCGTTTTAAGACTTCAATTGAAGGAACAATTTGCGGGTCTCTTGGACGGATCTGACAGTGTTTGGGCCATAGAGGAACCTGCGGCCCTTTCCGTGAACAACATTCTACTGATCATAGAGAAGGATGCTCGTCATTCGAACATAAATTTTCTCGAAAGCTTTCGACAGATGGCTAAGAATCGCATACTGAATTCACCGTTCGAGAAATTATTCTTgcgaaggaaaaaaaaatatggttatTATTATTGGGAAAGATGCGACGTGATCGATCTGAAAGAACGAGTCAGATGGTTGGAATACGAACGTACGAACTGCGATGGATCCTGCGACAATATTTACAACGGTCACCTGAAGAGAGTATTGTGGAACGTTTGTAATCAACCTTTACCAGAGAATCATACGGCTTCTTGGGAGATTCTGATCGGTAAATGTTGTCCAAGGGCCAGTTATCATTACCTTAGACGCATGGAAGAACGTGTGACGAGCAAGATCAGAATTCCTGTCTTGTTCCGGGTTCATCATTCTCTGGCCGATGGCATGGCGTTGCTAAAGTTTTTCCGGGAAGCTATCATCGACAAGGAACCGATTCAAGAAACTTATTTGCAATTAGAGAACACCGGTTTTAAGACGAAAAACGATGATACGAAAAAGCTGAACATACATGCAATAGCGAGCCCTTTAAAGCCTTGTCTGAACGGAGAGAAAAGTTTGCAGTGCCCATTTCAGAAAGATATCGTGTCCGCGTCTATGCCGTTTATTCACTTTGCAGTAGCTTGGCAGTTCGTCAAATCGGCGAGAGAGCGAATGAACGTTGTCTTAAAACGTGTTAAAAATATTGCGATAGAAGATTTGAAAGGAGAAACGAAAGCATTTATGAGGAAACACGTTGATaagttaaaagatttttttcTCAAGGTTGTTCGCAACAAAGCGAGGAGATGTTTGCGAATGATCAAAATCGTTATCGATGCTCCTGCTTGTTTGCTCCAACAAGCTTTTCGCAGTATGGACAAAAG CGCACTCCATGGGGCACAACTGTCGGGTGAAAAGTTGGTCTCGTATTGGTTGGAAGACGATTTCAAGAACGTCAACGACCAGAAATTGTTCACCAAGATTCAGAACATCAAAATCATCACTGGCGCTAGATTCGGGGACGTGATACTAGCAGCTTTGTCAGTTAGCTTACACAAATACTTTCTTCGC GTGAACGAACCAGTCCCGAGTAAACTAAGCGTTGTTCTGCCGACCAAAATCGAAGAATGGAGCGAAAATCTTCCGTTGCAAAACAATTTTTCGGTCGGAGTACTGTCGCTTTGCGTTTCGCGAATAAATGACAAACAACTGGCGAATCCAGCCGAGAATTCTCAGATTTTGGATCGCTTGGAGGATATTAAAAGCGCGAACGACGCGCTGAGAAATAGCTTGGATTATACGGTTAACTTTTTCGTGATGAAATATCTTTCTGCTTTATTGCCAGAGAAACTTCTGCGGCCGATTCTTAATAGTCACAGCACTATGGTGTTCAGCAATTTAGTTGGTCCTCGGGATGTCAAACTTTTGGGACATTCTTTAAAGAATATCGTCTTCTGGATTCCAAACAG GAGCTTCACAGGAATTGGATTCTCCTTATTAACTTATCGAGGCTATCTACATTTGTCTCTGATCGCTGATAAGGCGctaatacaaaatgaaaaagcGCTCACGAGGATCTTGGAAAACACCGTGAGCGAAATCGACAATCTGTATGACAGATTAACGTTGTCGTTCTTTTCGAAGAAACTCCATAGAAGCATGTCAACACCCATGAAGAAAG gaatttttatatttccagcaGTCGGCGTGTTGTAA
- the LOC100880924 gene encoding uncharacterized protein LOC100880924 isoform X2, whose product MSKVCEIFLTFYSVLFFPLIGLLLVCSYLYRRVVDVVLRLQLKEQFAGLLDGSDSVWAIEEPAALSVNNILLIIEKDARHSNINFLESFRQMAKNRILNSPFEKLFLRRKKKYGYYYWERCDVIDLKERVRWLEYERTNCDGSCDNIYNGHLKRVLWNVCNQPLPENHTASWEILIGKCCPRASYHYLRRMEERVTSKIRIPVLFRVHHSLADGMALLKFFREAIIDKEPIQETYLQLENTGFKTKNDDTKKLNIHAIASPLKPCLNGEKSLQCPFQKDIVSASMPFIHFAVAWQFVKSARERMNVVLKRVKNIAIEDLKGETKAFMRKHVDKLKDFFLKVVRNKARRCLRMIKIVIDAPACLLQQAFRSMDKSALHGAQLSGEKLVSYWLEDDFKNVNDQKLFTKIQNIKIITGARFGDVILAALSVSLHKYFLRVNEPVPSKLSVVLPTKIEEWSENLPLQNNFSVGVLSLCVSRINDKQLANPAENSQILDRLEDIKSANDALRNSLDYTVNFFVMKYLSALLPEKLLRPILNSHSTMVFSNLVGPRDVKLLGHSLKNIVFWIPNRSFTGIGFSLLTYRGYLHLSLIADKALIQNEKALTRILENTVSEIDNLYDRLTLSFFSKKLHRSMSTPMKKAVGVL is encoded by the exons ATGTCGAAAGTGTGTGAAATTTTCCTCACTTTCTATTCCGTTCTTTTCTTTCCGCTTATCGGTCTGCTGCTAGTATGTTCCTATCTATACCGTCGCGTGGTAGACGTCGTTTTAAGACTTCAATTGAAGGAACAATTTGCGGGTCTCTTGGACGGATCTGACAGTGTTTGGGCCATAGAGGAACCTGCGGCCCTTTCCGTGAACAACATTCTACTGATCATAGAGAAGGATGCTCGTCATTCGAACATAAATTTTCTCGAAAGCTTTCGACAGATGGCTAAGAATCGCATACTGAATTCACCGTTCGAGAAATTATTCTTgcgaaggaaaaaaaaatatggttatTATTATTGGGAAAGATGCGACGTGATCGATCTGAAAGAACGAGTCAGATGGTTGGAATACGAACGTACGAACTGCGATGGATCCTGCGACAATATTTACAACGGTCACCTGAAGAGAGTATTGTGGAACGTTTGTAATCAACCTTTACCAGAGAATCATACGGCTTCTTGGGAGATTCTGATCGGTAAATGTTGTCCAAGGGCCAGTTATCATTACCTTAGACGCATGGAAGAACGTGTGACGAGCAAGATCAGAATTCCTGTCTTGTTCCGGGTTCATCATTCTCTGGCCGATGGCATGGCGTTGCTAAAGTTTTTCCGGGAAGCTATCATCGACAAGGAACCGATTCAAGAAACTTATTTGCAATTAGAGAACACCGGTTTTAAGACGAAAAACGATGATACGAAAAAGCTGAACATACATGCAATAGCGAGCCCTTTAAAGCCTTGTCTGAACGGAGAGAAAAGTTTGCAGTGCCCATTTCAGAAAGATATCGTGTCCGCGTCTATGCCGTTTATTCACTTTGCAGTAGCTTGGCAGTTCGTCAAATCGGCGAGAGAGCGAATGAACGTTGTCTTAAAACGTGTTAAAAATATTGCGATAGAAGATTTGAAAGGAGAAACGAAAGCATTTATGAGGAAACACGTTGATaagttaaaagatttttttcTCAAGGTTGTTCGCAACAAAGCGAGGAGATGTTTGCGAATGATCAAAATCGTTATCGATGCTCCTGCTTGTTTGCTCCAACAAGCTTTTCGCAGTATGGACAAAAG CGCACTCCATGGGGCACAACTGTCGGGTGAAAAGTTGGTCTCGTATTGGTTGGAAGACGATTTCAAGAACGTCAACGACCAGAAATTGTTCACCAAGATTCAGAACATCAAAATCATCACTGGCGCTAGATTCGGGGACGTGATACTAGCAGCTTTGTCAGTTAGCTTACACAAATACTTTCTTCGC GTGAACGAACCAGTCCCGAGTAAACTAAGCGTTGTTCTGCCGACCAAAATCGAAGAATGGAGCGAAAATCTTCCGTTGCAAAACAATTTTTCGGTCGGAGTACTGTCGCTTTGCGTTTCGCGAATAAATGACAAACAACTGGCGAATCCAGCCGAGAATTCTCAGATTTTGGATCGCTTGGAGGATATTAAAAGCGCGAACGACGCGCTGAGAAATAGCTTGGATTATACGGTTAACTTTTTCGTGATGAAATATCTTTCTGCTTTATTGCCAGAGAAACTTCTGCGGCCGATTCTTAATAGTCACAGCACTATGGTGTTCAGCAATTTAGTTGGTCCTCGGGATGTCAAACTTTTGGGACATTCTTTAAAGAATATCGTCTTCTGGATTCCAAACAG GAGCTTCACAGGAATTGGATTCTCCTTATTAACTTATCGAGGCTATCTACATTTGTCTCTGATCGCTGATAAGGCGctaatacaaaatgaaaaagcGCTCACGAGGATCTTGGAAAACACCGTGAGCGAAATCGACAATCTGTATGACAGATTAACGTTGTCGTTCTTTTCGAAGAAACTCCATAGAAGCATGTCAACACCCATGAAGAAAG caGTCGGCGTGTTGTAA
- the LOC143263948 gene encoding uncharacterized protein LOC143263948 isoform X1, translating to MNRTCAENSCTRTISTKEYTMKINDIRDTVRFLEESLMVSRSLEAEQWLCYSKLKTKNKVTTDDLKKANNRNKNMLNLFRQSVTDIRLGSGIALPESLRREVQKNWHQKYDALLKRNEQLKREVTLANSLIKEKTQEIDDLQQKLLNLGDRLVERNKAVENICKKFLNLKKRKDEQEILLRDFTEMLQVTRLKKKNAQTLLFTRQ from the exons ATGAATCGAACGTGCGCGGAAAATTCTTGCACGCGTACGATTTCAACGAAAGAATACACTATGAAAATAAACGATATTCGTGATACGGTAAGATTCTTAGAGGAGAGTTTAATGGTTTCACGAAGTTTAGAAGCCGAACAATGGCTTTGCTACTCGaaattgaaaactaaaaataaagtaacgacggatgatttaaaaaaagcgaataaccgtaataaaaatatgttaa ATTTATTCCGGCAGAGCGTGACGGATATACGTTTGGGTAGCGGGATTGCTTTACCAGAATCTTTAAGGAGAGAAGTGCAGAAAAATTGGCACCAAAA ATATGATGCGCTGTTGAAGCGAAATGAACAGTTGAAACGAGAAGTAACTCTAGCGAATTCGTTGATTAAAGAAAAGACACAGGAG aTTGATGATCTTCAACAGAAACTATTGAATCTTGGTGATAGACTCGTCGAGCGCAACAAGGCAGtcgaaaatatttgcaaaaaatttttgaacctGAAGAAGCGGAAAGACGAGCAAGAGATCTTGTTACGAGACTTTACCGAAATGTTACAGGTTACAAgattaaagaagaaaaatgcGCAGACTTTGTTATTTACGAGACAATAA
- the LOC143263948 gene encoding uncharacterized protein LOC143263948 isoform X2 yields the protein MNRTCAENSCTRTISTKEYTMKINDIRDTVRFLEESLMVSRSLEAEQWLCYSKLKTKNKVTTDDLKKANNRNKNMLNLFRQSVTDIRLGSGIALPESLRREVQKNWHQKYDALLKRNEQLKREVTLANSLIKEKTQEVHLFID from the exons ATGAATCGAACGTGCGCGGAAAATTCTTGCACGCGTACGATTTCAACGAAAGAATACACTATGAAAATAAACGATATTCGTGATACGGTAAGATTCTTAGAGGAGAGTTTAATGGTTTCACGAAGTTTAGAAGCCGAACAATGGCTTTGCTACTCGaaattgaaaactaaaaataaagtaacgacggatgatttaaaaaaagcgaataaccgtaataaaaatatgttaa ATTTATTCCGGCAGAGCGTGACGGATATACGTTTGGGTAGCGGGATTGCTTTACCAGAATCTTTAAGGAGAGAAGTGCAGAAAAATTGGCACCAAAA ATATGATGCGCTGTTGAAGCGAAATGAACAGTTGAAACGAGAAGTAACTCTAGCGAATTCGTTGATTAAAGAAAAGACACAGGAGGTACATTTGTTTATCG aTTGA